Proteins encoded within one genomic window of Companilactobacillus sp.:
- a CDS encoding deoxynucleoside kinase yields the protein MIVLSGTIGAGKSTLATILSKHLGTEAFYEQVDDNPVLPLFYKDPKQYAFLLQIYFLNKRFESIKQAMADDNNVLDRSIYEDSLFFHMNADMGRATQEEVKVYDELLENMMQELPFAAEKKAPDLLIHIDISYDTMIKRIQKRGRDYEQIDQDPSLVEYYHELLSRYDDWYDEYDYSPKMKINGDQLDYVENKDDLQIVLKQIDTMLSERDLLPKI from the coding sequence ATGATCGTATTAAGCGGCACAATTGGTGCTGGTAAAAGTACACTGGCAACAATTTTGTCAAAACATTTAGGAACAGAGGCCTTCTATGAACAAGTAGATGATAATCCTGTCTTGCCACTATTTTATAAGGATCCTAAACAATATGCATTTCTATTACAAATCTACTTTTTAAACAAACGCTTTGAGTCAATTAAGCAAGCAATGGCTGATGACAACAATGTTTTGGACCGTTCAATTTATGAGGATTCATTGTTCTTCCACATGAATGCTGACATGGGACGTGCAACTCAAGAAGAAGTTAAAGTATATGACGAATTGCTCGAAAATATGATGCAAGAATTGCCATTTGCAGCTGAAAAGAAAGCTCCTGATCTATTGATCCATATTGATATTTCGTATGACACGATGATCAAGCGTATCCAAAAGCGTGGCCGTGACTATGAACAAATCGATCAAGATCCTAGTTTAGTTGAGTATTATCATGAATTGTTATCTCGCTATGATGACTGGTATGATGAATATGACTATAGTCCTAAGATGAAGATCAATGGCGATCAATTGGACTATGTTGAAAATAAAGACGACCTCCAAATCGTCTTGAAACAAATTGATACGATGTTGAGTGAACGTGACTTATTGCCTAAGATTTAA
- a CDS encoding QueT transporter family protein — MHSLKIRDITRLAIVAALYVALTLTPGISALAFGAIQFRVSEVLMLMVFFNPKFSWSMIIGCLISNIFSPALGAADLIFGTLATAIACGLIVLIANKMSLIWLVSIICAVVNGLIVGAELYFVSQLPFWATAFSVFIGELLVVLLGIVIFYFLMKNKNFARIIK; from the coding sequence ATGCATAGTTTAAAAATAAGAGATATCACACGTTTAGCAATCGTCGCAGCATTGTATGTTGCCCTAACGTTGACGCCTGGCATTTCAGCTCTAGCTTTTGGAGCAATTCAGTTTCGAGTATCAGAGGTTTTGATGTTAATGGTATTTTTCAATCCCAAGTTTAGTTGGTCGATGATCATTGGATGTTTGATCTCAAATATCTTCAGTCCAGCACTAGGTGCTGCTGATTTGATCTTCGGAACACTTGCAACAGCAATTGCTTGCGGACTGATTGTTTTGATTGCCAACAAGATGAGCCTTATTTGGTTAGTATCGATAATCTGCGCTGTAGTGAATGGACTTATTGTTGGTGCAGAGTTGTATTTTGTTTCTCAACTGCCATTTTGGGCTACGGCATTCTCGGTCTTTATTGGTGAATTGCTAGTAGTATTACTAGGAATAGTGATTTTTTACTTCCTTATGAAAAATAAGAATTTTGCTCGAATAATCAAATAA
- a CDS encoding glycosyltransferase family 4 protein gives MNIGIFTDTYFPQVSGVATSIQTLKNDLERKGHSVYIFTTTDPSVSKKTIEPNIFRLGSVPFISFTDRRIAIRGMFHAVDLAKELKLDIIHTQTEFSLGLIGKFVAKQLKIPFVHTYHTMYEDYLHYVLNGHLLKPYHVKQMSRMFIKNASGVVAPSKQVKATLDRYKIEAPITIIPTGVDLSEYTKPVDTSDVREKLGISEDTPVILMLSRIALEKKIDHVLRSMPELLKYNPELKLVIVGGGPDMDELVQMSKDLKIDDSVIFTGEVEHDKISPYYHMANIFVSSSDTESQGLTYIEAIASGLKIVVRSAPYTDQLLSDPSVGVTFNEDDQLVPKITAYLDHPKSFDDRDARQRILYNISSDKFGDSIISFYHNAQEYFVREKLSNSSIDPEEYSND, from the coding sequence ATGAATATCGGAATTTTTACCGATACATATTTCCCTCAAGTTAGTGGAGTTGCCACATCAATTCAAACCTTGAAAAATGATTTGGAACGAAAAGGGCATTCAGTTTATATTTTTACAACGACTGATCCAAGTGTTTCCAAAAAAACAATTGAACCTAATATTTTTAGATTAGGCAGCGTTCCGTTTATTTCTTTTACTGATCGTAGGATTGCTATCAGAGGAATGTTTCATGCTGTTGATCTGGCTAAAGAATTAAAACTTGATATCATTCATACCCAAACAGAGTTTTCTTTGGGTCTTATCGGAAAATTTGTTGCTAAACAATTAAAAATACCATTCGTTCATACGTATCACACTATGTATGAAGATTATTTGCATTACGTTTTAAATGGCCATTTATTGAAGCCTTATCACGTAAAGCAAATGTCACGAATGTTTATTAAAAATGCTTCTGGAGTGGTTGCTCCAAGTAAGCAAGTTAAGGCGACTTTAGATCGCTACAAGATCGAAGCACCAATCACAATTATTCCTACTGGGGTTGATCTTTCAGAATATACTAAGCCAGTCGACACTTCAGATGTACGTGAAAAACTGGGTATTTCTGAAGATACGCCAGTAATTTTGATGCTTAGTCGAATTGCCTTAGAAAAGAAGATCGACCATGTTTTGAGGAGCATGCCTGAACTTTTGAAGTACAATCCTGAGTTAAAACTAGTTATTGTTGGTGGTGGTCCTGACATGGATGAATTAGTCCAAATGTCTAAAGATCTCAAAATTGATGATAGCGTGATTTTTACTGGGGAAGTTGAGCATGATAAAATCTCGCCTTATTACCATATGGCGAATATCTTCGTTTCTTCTTCTGATACTGAATCTCAAGGATTGACTTATATTGAGGCAATCGCATCAGGTCTAAAGATCGTGGTCAGAAGTGCACCATACACTGATCAGTTATTATCAGATCCTTCAGTTGGAGTCACATTTAACGAGGATGACCAATTGGTACCCAAAATCACGGCGTACCTAGACCATCCAAAGTCATTCGATGATCGGGATGCTCGTCAACGTATCTTGTATAATATTTCATCGGATAAATTTGGCGATTCAATTATTAGTTTTTATCACAATGCACAAGAATACTTTGTGCGTGAGAAATTATCTAATTCATCTATCGATCCAGAGGAGTATTCAAATGATTAA
- a CDS encoding glycosyltransferase family 4 protein, with amino-acid sequence MIKITMFSTADKVAGQGVGSAYIELINLLKSRFQKDFDIQINKYSRSDLSHYHTINPTFYLSTFSKKRGRKIGYVHFLPETLEGSIKLPKPFRSIFYKYVISFYKRMDQIVVVNPTFIDKLVAHGLVRDKIKYIPNFVSTKNFYEKTDEEKRAFRKKIGIPEDKFVVFGDGQVQERKGIDDFYKLAQENPDIQFVWAGGFSFGKITDGYDRYKSMIDNAPDNMTFTGIVDRNDLVNYYNICDIFLLPSYDELFPMSVLEAFSCGAPVLLRNLELYQAIIDGYYQPAEDRKEMNDFIRKASANRGILADFKEKSRKATSYYSEDHLSEIWYKFYNDQYKIYKQEK; translated from the coding sequence ATGATTAAAATTACCATGTTCTCGACTGCCGATAAGGTGGCCGGACAAGGTGTCGGTAGTGCCTATATAGAATTGATCAACTTATTAAAAAGTCGTTTCCAAAAGGACTTTGATATTCAGATCAATAAATACTCTCGTTCAGATCTAAGTCACTACCACACGATCAATCCAACGTTTTATTTGTCAACTTTCTCAAAAAAACGTGGACGCAAAATTGGCTATGTTCACTTTTTACCGGAAACTTTAGAAGGTAGTATCAAACTTCCAAAACCTTTCCGGAGTATTTTTTACAAATATGTCATTAGTTTCTATAAACGCATGGATCAAATTGTTGTAGTTAATCCTACGTTTATCGACAAGTTGGTGGCACATGGTTTAGTGCGCGATAAAATCAAATATATTCCTAACTTTGTTTCAACCAAGAATTTCTACGAAAAAACTGACGAAGAAAAACGTGCTTTTCGTAAAAAAATTGGTATTCCTGAGGATAAGTTTGTTGTTTTTGGAGATGGACAGGTCCAAGAACGTAAGGGAATCGATGATTTCTACAAGTTAGCTCAGGAAAATCCTGACATTCAGTTCGTCTGGGCAGGTGGCTTTTCATTTGGCAAGATCACTGACGGCTATGATCGTTATAAGTCAATGATCGACAATGCTCCAGACAATATGACTTTCACAGGTATTGTTGATAGAAACGATTTGGTAAACTATTATAATATTTGTGATATTTTCTTGTTGCCATCATATGATGAATTGTTCCCAATGTCGGTACTAGAGGCATTTAGTTGTGGAGCTCCTGTCTTATTGAGAAATTTGGAACTTTACCAAGCTATTATTGATGGATATTATCAACCAGCAGAAGACCGCAAAGAGATGAATGACTTCATCCGCAAGGCCAGCGCTAATCGTGGAATACTGGCTGATTTTAAAGAGAAATCGCGTAAAGCTACCAGTTATTATTCTGAGGACCATTTGAGTGAGATCTGGTATAAGTTCTATAATGATCAATATAAAATATATAAACAGGAAAAATAA
- a CDS encoding lysylphosphatidylglycerol synthase transmembrane domain-containing protein: protein MSRKNIFALLVMLGLSAGIFWWEARSIDFESMVNTFKGLNFFWLIVAFLSMLLSYAVEAWVLHTLLKKKEDRKFGWWEMYRIPLIQALFNAITPFSAGGQPAQLLGMMQSKIDGGRASSVLLMKFVIYQGMVLINFIVAMVVSFQSVARHFGGLALMIVFGLVIHVVTISFLLMIMYYYNFTKRMVQVVLKPVLFFLKPEKRDRILASADRSIDSFYNESLVLKEERKKVIKAAILTFLQLLLYYLVVYFVLLALNVHHINLLDVVVMQIMIVMITSIFPVPGGTGGAEVSFKALFSGFIPSASGLILAMFLWRFITYFFGMFLGVIGVLKKPNLNKKEVSR, encoded by the coding sequence ATGAGTAGAAAAAACATATTTGCACTGTTAGTAATGTTGGGTCTAAGTGCCGGAATCTTCTGGTGGGAAGCTAGATCCATTGATTTTGAATCAATGGTGAACACGTTTAAAGGACTCAACTTTTTTTGGTTGATAGTAGCTTTTCTTTCAATGCTGCTGTCTTATGCCGTTGAAGCCTGGGTGCTCCATACTCTGTTGAAGAAAAAAGAAGATCGTAAATTCGGCTGGTGGGAAATGTATCGTATTCCATTGATCCAGGCCCTTTTTAATGCAATCACGCCTTTTTCTGCTGGTGGACAACCCGCTCAACTATTAGGGATGATGCAATCCAAGATCGATGGTGGACGTGCCAGTTCGGTATTATTGATGAAGTTCGTTATTTATCAAGGTATGGTATTGATTAACTTCATTGTTGCCATGGTCGTTAGTTTTCAGAGCGTTGCTAGACATTTTGGCGGACTAGCACTGATGATCGTCTTCGGATTGGTCATTCACGTCGTTACTATATCTTTCTTATTAATGATAATGTATTATTATAATTTCACTAAGCGTATGGTTCAGGTAGTTTTAAAACCAGTATTATTTTTCCTAAAGCCTGAAAAACGTGATAGAATTTTAGCGTCAGCTGATAGAAGTATCGACAGTTTTTATAACGAGAGTTTAGTTTTAAAAGAGGAACGAAAAAAGGTTATTAAAGCAGCAATATTAACTTTTCTACAGCTACTGCTGTATTATTTGGTAGTCTATTTTGTCCTTCTAGCTTTGAATGTGCATCACATTAATTTGCTTGACGTTGTCGTTATGCAAATTATGATTGTTATGATCACATCTATTTTTCCAGTGCCTGGTGGTACTGGTGGGGCAGAAGTTAGTTTTAAAGCCTTATTCTCTGGCTTTATTCCATCAGCTTCGGGATTAATTTTAGCTATGTTTTTATGGAGATTTATTACATACTTCTTTGGTATGTTT